The following are encoded together in the Salvelinus fontinalis isolate EN_2023a chromosome 38, ASM2944872v1, whole genome shotgun sequence genome:
- the LOC129837174 gene encoding zinc-binding protein A33-like, giving the protein MASGSSLPEDRFSCPICCDIFKDPVILACGHSFCKVCQQEYWADKKPWKCPVCRRRFPIAMTLPPRNLALNDACEAFLQERSRRASTGSEIQEESQRASAGSEIQEESQRASAGSEIQEGSQRASAGSEIQEGSQRASAGSEIQEASSVSEVLCSLHSEKFKLFCLKDKQPICLVCRDSKAHKSHDCVPVDEVVRDLKEELHTALKPLQKNLQVFNDVKLTCDKTAEHIKRQAQHTEKQINKEFEKLHQFLRDEEAARIAALREEEEQKSQTMKKKIDEVSRKISSLSHAIRTVEEELKAEDISFLQNFKTTKERSQYLLLDPQLVSGALIDKAKHLGNLQFRVWEKMQGILKYTPVILDPNTAHPSLCLTDDLTSVRRPGTSQQIVNNPERFMRYTNVLGSEGFSSGIHSWELEVGDHPDWVLGVAKESIDRKRERDATPKNGMWCISQHSGKYIGGGGDVIALKRKPQRIRVQLDNSRGEVSFYDPRYITPIYTLKVRFTERLFPYFNIGHVANGNNPGIQICQSKVSLKVK; this is encoded by the coding sequence ATGGCGTCCGGATCTTCTCTACCTGAAGACAGATTCTCCTGTCCGATCTGCTGTGACATCTTCAAGGATCCTGTCATCCTGGCATGTGGCCACAGCTTCTGTAAAGTCTGTCAGCAGGAATACTGGGCAGATAAGAAACCTTGGAAATGTCCAGTTTGTAGGAGAAGATTTCCCATAGCTATGACTCTACCTCCTCGTAACCTGGCGTTAAATGACGCATGTGAGGCCTTCTTACAGGAGAGAAGCCGGAGAGCTTCCACTGGGTCTGAGATACAGGAGGAGAGTCAGAGAGCTTCAGCTGGGTCTGAGATACAGGAGGAGAGTCAGAGAGCTTCAGCTGGGTCTGAGATACAGGAGGGGAGTCAGAGAGCTTCAGCTGGGTCTGAGATACAGGAGGGGAGTCAGAGAGCTTCCGCTGGGTCTGAGATACAGGAGGCTTCATCTGTCTCTGAGGTGCTCTGCAGTCTGCACAGTGAGAAATTCAAACTCTTCTGTCTGAAGGATAAACAGCCTATCTGCTTGGTGTGTCGAGATTCAAAGGCACATAAATCTCATGACTGTGTCCCTGTAGATGAGGTTGTCCGGGATCTTAAGGAGGAACTTCACACTGCCCTGAAGCCCTTACAGAAGAACCTACAGGTCTTTAACGACGTTAAACTAACCTGTGATAAAACAGCAGAACACATTAAGAGACAGGCTcagcacacagagaaacagattaACAAGGAGTTTGAGAAGCTTCACCAGTTTCTACGAGATGAAGAGGCAGCCaggatagctgcactgagggaggaagaggagcagaaGAGTCAGACGATGAAGAAGAAGATTGACGAGGTGAGCAGAAAGATATCATCACTTTCACACGCAATCAGAACCGTAGAGGAGGAGCTGAAAGCTGAAGATATCTCGTTCCTGCAGAACTTCAAGACCACAAAGGAAAGATCCCAGTACTTACTACTGGATCCACAGCTGGTCTCAGGAGCTCTGATAGACAAGGCCAAACACCTGGGAAACCTACAGTTCAGAGTCTGGGAGAAGATGCAGGGGATCCTCAAATACACTCCTGTGATTCTGGACCCCAACACTGCACATCCCAGTCTCTGTCTGACTGATGATCTGACCAGTGTGAGAAGACCAGGCACATCCCAGCAGATCGTTAACAACCCAGAGCGATTTATGAGGTACACAAATGTTCTTGGCTCTGAGGGTTTCAGCTCAGGAATACACAGCTGGGAGCTGGAGGTTGGGGACCATCCCGACTGGGTGTTGGGCGTGGCTAAAGAGTCCATCGACAGGAAGCGGGAGCGTGATGCGACACCGAAGAATGGAATGTGGTGTATATCCCAGCACAGTGGGAAGTACATAGGAGGAGGAGGTGACGTCATCGCTCTGAAGAGGAAGCCCCAGAGGATCAGAGTGCAGCTGGACAACAGCAGAGGGGAGGTGTCCTTCTACGACCCCAGATACATCACACCAATCTACACTCTCAAAGTCAGATTTACTGAGAGACTGTTCCCGTACTTTAATATTGGACATGTGGCTAATGGCAACAACCCTGGGATTCAGATCTGCCAATCAAAAGTGTCTCTGAAAGTGAAGTAA